The genomic interval tccatttagtttgtagatgtacattgttaatgtcttacctacctacgtttttggtgtcgatattttgttatttgcatttaaaaatgacgtcggcatcaggttttatcccggttaagtgtagttttaaaggtgccttcagcctatgagagaaaaatataatattaaatgtacacgatgcacttgtacatcaacgccctttaagtaatgttcgtgaaatcgttaacatgtgttcaaatatgacaggggttggagaagcaacaatttatagattcctaaaataaagaaaaggaggaactgtttcatcttccaAGAAGAGTGGATGGAGtaaaacccttggaaattgaagaaatacataaaaacatgataagacgcagcgtccactcatttttttttaacaaagactttctaacattggacaaaatccaaacattaattagagaaaacgaagagttaccaatcataagcaacaagaaattatggggactattgagagagatgagatttcgttggcaaaagaatagaagaaaatccgttttaattgaaaaagattacattgtatgttggagacgagattatctaagaactattaaaaagtaccgagaagaagggaaaacaattttttatttggaggagacttggctaaatgaaggtcatactgtaccatatctatgggttgataaaaatgtgaaaagttccAGTCAGGCATttatcgaaggtgtatctactggaataaacaatattcccgttgaaaaaggacgcagactcataataacccatattggaaacgaatacagTTTTGTCAAtagtggattattaagttttgcctcaaaatcaaccaaagattaccacgaggaaatgactgctgacgtttttaaagaatattttgagcaaatgttggatttaattccaactTATTATccagtcatggataatgctagttaccatttaagactagcagaaaaaatgccaacaacggcatggaaaaaaggagagataatcgaatagttggataaacacgcaattgagtacaaggagaattcgacaaaaaggAATTATtgcctattgtaaggcaacataaagcagcttataaaaaatatataattgatgaaatggcattaaaccgtgatgtaattattttacgtttacccccataccactgtgatctgaatccgatagaaaatatatggtctcaagtaaagggtgaagtcggacgcaacaacaaaacttttaaattagaagacttacaacaattattagaacattccttatcaaaagtaactccagaaaattggaaaaatgctgttagtcatgctcacaaggaagaaaataaaatgtggaatttggataatatgactgatgcaatgccggaatcggtaataattaacattggagttgaagattctgaagaaagcagtgaatttgaaatggaatttgattaaaataatattcatttttttacaaatcggcccctgttacggccacaaattattttatatataaccaataaaataaacatcttacatttcttgcaaattcattagtacctgttaatctccatcactccgacactggcaactttatttagggattagtaaccctcaaaactattgtattctattctgcttcaacctttatatcTGGTGGTCAtgctcaatttaaaattgttttcctatatacttctgtaaatttgttgacaaatatctatttttcattgagtcacccgtatcaacaatttagggatttgcatacataatgtgctatcaatatgatggaaatggactataaatGATTCTAATATTTGATACAGCAATACCTCTTTAATGGTGTATTAGACCTTCGGATTTCAATATGAAGTACAACCACGATTTTATCCCTAAGTTATGTACTGTACTGAAAATGTCGTATAAGATAAGCGAAAAAGAGGCAATTTTGAGTTAAACCAATATGCATTTTCTGAAAGTCAAATTTTCCCAATTTTCCGCAACTTTTCCAAGGTAAATTTTTTCGAACGGCCTGCTTTATGCGTTTTTTTGCAGGTTCCTTATCGTTAAAACTAACAAATTTTACGACATGTGGCGTGAAGTAGAAAATCACGGATATTAACCTATTGATGTTACATATTTAGGTCACCTGATTCTTAcggacagcagagaaggactGAAAATTTTGCTTGATTGCACTACGCAGTGTTGCGAGAGCTTTGGAATGGCTatgaatacaaaaaaagaaaaatcatgaTTGTCAGTAAGAACAGGGTTGAAGACGACAAAATCCTCCTAAAAGGAAAAGCTTTAGGGCAAGTACCAAGATACAATTACTTGGGATGTGAGCTAAGTGAACAATGGGACCGCAGTCTTGAAATCAAATGCATTGAGATGGCCAGAAACGCTTTAAATAAGATGAAAGctatgcaatggaaaactggaaataaaaattataactagccttgagatgctacgtattctctgcccttttatatggagttgaCGCCATATAGTCGACGTAGATCACTCCTTGTGAATCCCAGAAAATGGTGGCCATTACCTTTCCGGCCGATAGGACAGTCTTCGCCTCCTTCGGAGCACGTTCGCCGGTTGCCGCTACTGTCTCGACTGTTTCTTGATCCCTGGTGTGTAGCAATGAATTCATGTTTCGTCAATGGTTACAAAAAGATGTAGAAACTTTTTCGAATTCCGCTTAAATAGTTTCAAACGACAGCTTTCTCATGCACAAAATTTCACACAGGATATGATATACTCGGTTTTTTGAGATGGCTGCTGTCTCAGCTATGTCGCATATCTTCAGTCACCGGTCTGTCAATATGAGATTGTGGATTTTTGTCACGTTATCCTTCGTGGTAACCGATTTCGAGGCACCTGGGCGCGGCTCATCAAAAACCGACGTGCGTCCACGTTGAAACTCGTTAAACCAACTTTTGACGGTTGCCATCGAAGATGAAGAATCACCGTACACAGCATCTAAGCGCTCTTTAATTTGGTTGATAAGCGATATTGCTTCTTTTCAATTTATCTAAAATCCTCAGACACACCCGCTTTTTCATCCGGTCAAAACAAAACGATTCCGATTCGGCTGAAGTTTTGACATTAGCCGTCTACGAGGAAGTATTATGCGATAGTAAATTTCTCTTGATACAATGGCGCCATCAGGCGGTAAGGATAAGTACTTATTGGAACGCCTATGTATAGAATGCATATCCATGGGCAGCAATcagcggagtcaaacccggaaaactacagaaagcacatataactcccgcggaaatttcaagtgtaacatatatatatatatatatatatatataatatatatatatatatatatatatataatatatatatatttatatttgtaggtATATATTCAAGattaaatttcttaaaataagtttaaatttCAGATCTCTACGGTGACATGCTCACCCAATTTGAACCAGATTTATTTCATATGGGCGGAGATGAGGTTGCCTTTCAATGTTGGAAAAATACACCAAAAATCGTcgattttgttaaaaataaagggTGGGACATCACAACGGATGAAGGTTATTTAAAATTGTGGGACTACTTTCAAAATAACGCATTGGAGAGACTTTATAAAAAAGCAGGTAATttaccaaaagtattattataaattttacttaaagaaAATACCTATCCTTTaaatcttatttttatttaattttaaacccTCTGTAATGAAGCTGGGAAGTAATAATAAACCAGTAGGTTATAGGCTTGGTTTCTCTTACACCTTTTCAGATATAAATATTGAGTTTTTTAATGTATGTTTATTTAgcactattaaaaaaataatgcaaaaatGTGACTTAAACAAGTTTTTTTAAACTGCGGGATATTTCTTTTTTTGAAttgataatatatataaatataaatatataatatttattaaaacagaTTAATGGCATTATTATGACAACTACAGTACAGGGTAAGTCTTATCCTTTTTTAGTCTCTTTTGCCAGTCGTTCCTATTCATTGTTTACTGTTGTCAATTTGCCGCACAAATACTTACCAAATGCTTGTCTGCACGATCCTCCAACCTCAATTGGCCTAGACCGCTAATATAGTTAATCTGGGAGGGTACCTTTCATTTTGGGTACTGGGAGGGACAGTTTTAATGTTTAGCTTAAGCCGGTATCTAACAGAACGTGAAAAGGCGCTCTTCGCTGATTCACGTCGGTaaagagaaacagaaaatagatattattgaaaaaaaaaagagaacatGGTTGGTACCCCATGTtagtatgaaattaataaatatttactttttgataatTATCTCAATGGAGTGTGTCCCCTCGAGATCGAGGGTTAAGTTTAGTTTTttccatttaaaaataaaatttttgctcAAAAACCAATTACTATTAATTAAGTATACTGTTCATGCTTAAggtttcgataagatgttgtagatcttccttacTCGTTGGTATGATCACAgagtcgtctgcatatcgtaagatGTTAAaaaattttccgttaacggtaactctcattttgatattattgagcgtgttttggaaaaatttttcagaatataagttaaacaaaagtggcgataaaacacatccctgtctaactcctctacagatctttatttcttctgagtgttgcccatcaatttgaactatggcacttcggttccaatataatatttgcactatatttatgattttactgtcaatgcgatcgttcataaatattgatattagtttttcatgtctaaCTTTATTGAAAGCTTTTTTGTAGTCAACAaatgtagatcaacgtttacatccagACATCACTGAATCAATATGTTAATGGCAAATattccttctcgagtacccattccatttcggaaccaaAACTGcatctcgctaatatcctcctctagcctttcgtatattctcttatttattactttcagcagtacttgAACATTACTTAAAGTATGTtcataataaaataaagtatacTTAAAATATCACTCTTGTgatattattcccgtatcgtacaccgtgttgaataaatctgccaatacttccaagttatcctcttcgactagttttaacagttctactggtatttcatctaatccagctgccttattgtctttagagtttttgatagcatatttatttcatctatcgtaatcttctgtctctctaaagaaTTTAATtctgtattttctgcatttcacctctttcatcttgcAAAAATTCTCTAACGTACTCCCCCCAATCGTCTTAATTTTTCTTGTAAATCTAGTAGTAGTTCtcctttttttatcttttatgtgttcttgctgtctatttcgacccattccagtcacttctcttatttttttgtgcatatttcttatatcatattttatttctagtcCTTCTATCTCtctacattgtttcatcaaatagatttccttagctgttttgatttttttttaattattcgttgtatttctttatacctctgtagatcttttcctttatatttgcttctttcttccatctgtaatagCATTTTCTCTGTCATCCACTGctttttagcctctgacctatgctgtatcaaactttcttgagctggtttcagtaatgtgttttttatattataccacttttatttacatccataatttgtttgttgtcagttaatgttttttgcatattaacattcacattattttttaattcgctttttatttcttcgttttttagcattcttacattaatttttggttgttagtttttctgagttcaattctttttaattttattttcacgtcagcaactaacggattgtCGTCTGAATTAATATCTGTTCCAGaataagttttaactgaggttatagagtGTTTATATCTGCTGtttacgagtataaagtctatctggtttctgacaatccggttttctgtatgtgaaggagacgtccatgtatatagtcttctcttggGAAGCTAAAACCAAGTATTGgcaattaccatattcttttcttggcagaattctatgagcctttctcctctctcgtttctagttcctaatccgaaCTGTGAAACTACATTTTCAACTGTACCtactccaatttttgcattaaagtctcctaaaaAGTAAGTAATATCTCTAGATTTTGTTAACTTGATAATATTGTGTAATTCTAAATAAAACTTTACGATTTCATCTTTGGTCTTATCAGCTgtgggagcatagacttggatcATATTAATATTAAAGTTTCATGCTTGAATTTTCAGCATTATTATTCTTTCTGAGACTTCAATCACACCTAGCACtaattttctaatagtttagctTATGATGAAAGCTACTACGTATCGATGATCAGTTTTGTCTCCTCCAGTGTAATAAATATTGtggttatttattaatatctcTCCATTTCCTTACAATTGTACATCACTAACTCCAAGTATATCTATATTTAGCCTctctttctctttaataacattatgtaatGTTCCAGGCTGATACATACTTATTACATTCCAGGTAGCTATTTTTATCTGAGAGGGTTGAGtatttttcttttggttttttGTGTAAGGGTTTCGCATGTTGAAGACCGAGGAGGCCTTGCGTTCTGATGGTTGTCATTCCCTGACGGATTTCGGCCTCCGATTACCATAATCAATTTATACTAGAGATATCATCAGGGACCTTTAAAACAGTGGTTTTATTTTGCCTTCTGCATTTTGACGATGTTGACCACTAACTTGGATCTTCCAATTTCTGAGTCTCAGGACAACAGAGTGTCCTTCCACTTACTAGCTCATCCGCCctaagccgttggccagtaaatgGTGGATTGCTTATCTCGGCAAACACTCGGACGTCAGAGCCTCGTTAGTTATCTAGCAGGATGTATCAGAAGACCATTATCTTAATCATCATACGAGCAGGTGATGTTGACATTTGAATACAAGTGGCTATGTTGCACTTCACTATCCCATTACATTCTTTTTGACTGgaaacctattatcaatgtattcgcctaatgtatgtaaaaatgtaagtTTCATTAACTACGTTGTGAACTTAGTGATCCTACAGTGAAGTCTTAGACTATTACGTTTCATATTAAAagaaattgtaattgtaattacCAAATTCCACTTGCTTATTTATTCAGTTGAACTTCCTTCACtatatttttttcgttttaggTAAAAAAATTCCAGCCATTATGTGGACGAGTCATTTAACAGAACCTCAAAATTTAATAAGGTTTCTacctaaagaaaaatatataatacaagtTTGGACTTTGGGCAACGATacccaaattaaaaatttattagacGAAGGTTACAATATAATTCTAAGTAATTACGATGCTTTGTATTTCGATTGTGGATTTGCTGGATGGGTTCAAGATGGACTAAATTGGTGTTCTCCTTATATTGGTTGGCagaaagtatatgaaaataaaccAGAAAAAATAGcaggtaataaatattttattttagaaatcatgaatgtgttgcttgtgtgagtccattttaaaagaggtaaaaaagaaataaattagacttactcacaatcagtttaattttactacctaagacgaccggtttcgctttctaaaatttacaAAGCATCATCATTCCTTTgcaccactgacctgatgatgctttgcaaattttagaaagcgaaaccggtcgtcttaggtagtaaaattaaactgattgtgagtaaatctaatttatttcttttttacctattttattttatcttgacAGAAAcccaaatttttatgcaaaattttaaaatctggTACAAGGTTTTAAGTAGTTGAAAATCCCTATGATACTAAACCCCAAATTTTCGATACGTGCCACACCTAAACGGCCGATTTTTGATGGTGTTTGCACTTGCTTAGACATGAAAGCAAAACTGAAAAAACTCATTTCATGCCGCACATCGCTAAATTCTAAACTGTTCTGTTCTAAGCTTTAAGAGCACCGTTAGCAATATGGCAAATGAGGCAAACACTTCAGAACaggacattttaaaattaaaattaagactagaaaatatagaaaattgtCTGGGGAATTCGATAGTATTCAAAGCGATATGGATATGATTGCTGAGGGAGAACCAGAATTACAACAAACTCAGGATAAAGAAAGATCActtttgaaaataattatttcgaGTTAGTGGCACTAGCCAAACACTTGATAAGCAAATACGAAAATTCAAATTCTAACAATATTAATGACAATGACAATATAAATTTGAGTTCTTTACCTccaatgcatttaaaaaatatttagcgGTAATTACGAGGATTGGATCGAATTCCGCGATACTTACGTAGCGAGGATACATAGCAATAAAAAATTGGACgatatgaaaaaatattattatcttaAAGGTTCATTAGAAGGTTCTGCGGCACAAGTCATTAAAGAAATTAACTTCGGTACTTCTTATTACAATAGTGCTTGGAACTCACTATGCGAAAGATACGATAAAGCTAAAATGTTAATTCACAAGCACGTAAAGGCACTTTTTAATAtagaaacaataaacaaagacACTTTACACAAAATCCGAGCATTGGTTGATAAAGTTTCTAATCATTTGCAGGCATTagagaatttaaataaaagtacTGACAATTGGGATCTACTCTTGATTCATCAGATTACATCTAAAATTACATCACGTCTTAGTCTTTGACTTTTTCTAATGTTAATAAGCGTGTTAATAACCAATTTgaactgaagatcaatagaaataaaactaaatttatggtgatcagtaaaaagaacattcaacatatcgacctgaatattgaagccgaacgtattgaaagagtacaccgatttaaatatctgggatatacagtaaatgataagtgggatccagacgtagagattaagatccgaattgaaacagcaagatccaaattcatcaaaatgagaaagctcttaagcaaccgccacctaagtgttaacctccgatggcgcgccacgaaatgctacgtactctctacgctactttacccagttgaagggtggacgttaacagcagcaactataaagaagttagcggctctagaaatgtggctgtatcgacgcatactgacaacacagaggtattaagacgaatgggtaaagaggtggaattgttaacaactgttaaaaggaggaaagcgtcatacttaggccatgtgttccgtaatgataagtacagtctgctacagcttattggcaagattaaaggtagaagaggtttgtgcagaaagaagaaatgctggctgagaaacttgagagaatggtttcaaataccagaagctgcgaacataatacatgcggcacaaaacagagaaacctctcgtttgatggtcgccaaccttcggtagaagacggcacataaagaagaataaGCGTGTCTTTAATAGCACTTAATATAAAAAAGTGGAGTAAATGTGTTCCAGCTTATAATGAACATTTTCCTATACTTATGACTACTCACTTTAATACCAATAATTTTGATTTCTATACATTTTCATTTATTCTAATTATTTCTGCCGTTTTGTAGTGTAAATTTCAGACACCCTAAACTTAACTTGTGTATTAATCTGTTTTAGGTAATAAAGTGACTCAAGTGCTTGGATCCGAAGCAGCTCTGTGGACAGAACAAGCTGACTCCGCATCGATAGATACAAGGTTATGGCCAAGAGCGGCAGCAATGGCTGAAGTACTCTGGTCTAATCCTGCAACCGGTTGGAAAGAAGCTGAGCATCGATTTTTAGTACACAGAGAAAGACTTGTGTCCCTTGGAATAAATTCTGATGCAATCGAACCTGAATGGTGTCTTCAGAACCAAGAACAATGTAGAATAGGTGCCACGTTTAATAATCCAAAAGTTGAACTATAACTTGTGGTTACGAATTATTACTTAAATATGTTAAAGATTACTgttacttaaatattattttctttttcatatcTCAGAAAGACTTTTTTGATTACTCAAAAAAGtgctataataatattatatgaggAGATCAGTCAGTAAGTTGTTTGTTGGAAGGGATACCTTTTGTTAACCAATTGATCAATTTCTTTTagtaataaaactatttagtTATAATTAGGACATCTATCAGAATTCTCTTCTAATTACATTACAAAAATTAAGTGAAATAAAGacatgatttttaaattatttttttatggtttttttaTGGTATCTGACTATTGTTGTTTACTTGCGAGGATGTACTAAATCTTCAAATATTAAGGTTATTTAAAGATTTCATAAAAAGGTTGCAAAAAATATGGTTAAGTGATATCCCCGTAACGatgatatatacagggtgtttcaaaaaaaggtaaccccgtctctagggtaggtgaaaaactgaaaaataattggggtttgcttagtaaaaaatttttgtaacgccatccgttttcaagatacagggcgttgaagaaaaaaaaaatttacgcattttttacgattttgccgaaactactggcaacattgcaatgaaattttatacgaatatgttttggaagctgatacatcccatgaatttgtttttatatctgattctcatagagggcgctagttacacggatcgtactaagtattag from Diabrotica undecimpunctata isolate CICGRU unplaced genomic scaffold, icDiaUnde3 ctg00001649.1, whole genome shotgun sequence carries:
- the LOC140431663 gene encoding chitooligosaccharidolytic beta-N-acetylglucosaminidase-like, with the translated sequence MGASKLNTFHWHITDSHSFPYVSRSHPELSQLGAYSPSKTYTAENIKEIVEYGKIRGVKIIPEFDAPAHVGEGWQDSGFVVCLNAQPWQNYCVEPPCGQFDPTQDKLYDVIEDLYGDMLTQFEPDLFHMGGDEVAFQCWKNTPKIVDFVKNKGWDITTDEGYLKLWDYFQNNALERLYKKAGKKIPAIMWTSHLTEPQNLIRFLPKEKYIIQVWTLGNDTQIKNLLDEGYNIILSNYDALYFDCGFAGWVQDGLNWCSPYIGWQKVYENKPEKIAGNKVTQVLGSEAALWTEQADSASIDTRLWPRAAAMAEVLWSNPATGWKEAEHRFLVHRERLVSLGINSDAIEPEWCLQNQEQCRIGATFNNPKVEL